Within the Fervidobacterium gondwanense DSM 13020 genome, the region TCAATAGATTGACTGAATACTTCACAATAGTCTCGAGAAATGTGTGAAATGTGTTAAATGCGTAAACTAATAAAATATATAAAAGATGAACTGAGGAGGGAAAAATATGGAAAAGGAAAGAAAACTGGAAAATTTAGAAGAGAAGGAAAGGAAAATTGCTTCAGATAACACAGATAATTTGACTGAAAATAAAGAGGAAGTTTCGAATCTTGAAAAGGAAAACAAGGAGTTAAAAGAAAAGATCTCCGAGCTCGAAGCGCAGTTGAAAGAAATCCAAAACGCGGCTCGGGTTATAAAAGCAACATTCGAAAATTACAAGTTAGACGCCGACAGGCAGATAAGAGATGCGAGCAGAGCTACCTCTTTAAGGATTATGAGAGCGATGATACCTCTCTTAGACGATTTCAAACGAGCTTTTAAACATTTTGAGCTATCAAACAACCTCGAGGAATTCAAAACTGGAGTGGAAAAGATATACGAGAAATTTGTCAGAACACTTGAAAATGAGGGGTTAAAACAAATTGATGCAACTGGCAAGTTTGACCCGTTCAATCACGAAGCATTCGAAAGGGAAGAAAGAGAAGACTTGGAAGAATACACGATCACCGAAGTTATAGAAGATGGTTATACCTTCAACGGTCAGGTTATTAAACCTGCGAAAGTAAAGGTTGCAGTCAAGCCAAGAAAGAAAAAAGAACCTGCAGAAAATACTGAGAACACAAACAGTAACAAAGACAACAGTGAAGGTAAAAGCTCTGAAAGCAGTGCGGAAAATAGAGGTGAGGCATAATGCCAGCTAAAAAGGATTATTACGAGATACTTGGTATTCCAAAAAATGCCTCTGACGATGAAATTAAAGCCGCTTACAAGAAGCTTGTCAAAGAATGGCATCCAGATAGGCACGCCGGAGACAAAAAGAAGCAAGCGGAACAGAAGTTTAAAGAGATTCAAGAAGCTTACGAAGTGCTCAGCGACCCGCAAAAAAGAGCAATGTACGATAAGTTTGGTTACGTAGGTGAAGGCGGTTATGTATACGAACCGAATGGGACAAATTTCGGCACTGGTGGTTTTGGTTTCGGATTTGAAGACATTTTCAGAGATTTCGATGATATATTCAACATATTCTTTGGAGGGCAGAGAACTTCAACAGCTTCTCAATCGTCCCAGAGAGGAACACGCAGAAGCTCTCGAAGAGGTGAAGATATAAATGTTGAGTTAGTTATAACAGATGCAGATATATTCACTGGAAAGGATGCAACAATTGAATACGATAGATATGATGCTTGCGAGAACTGTCATGGCGAAGGTGTTGAACCTGGCAGTAAGTGGGTAACCTGTTCAAAATGTCACGGTACTGGCGTTGTAAGAGAAGAAAAACGCACCCCATTTGGAGTATTTATTAACCAGCACACTTGTGACGCTTGTGGTGGTACAGGTTCGATTCCCGGAGAAACATGCCATGTCTGTCGCGGCAGTGGAAGGATAAAGAAGCGAACCACTGCTGTGGTAAATATACCATCAGGAGTCGAAGATGGAAGCGTATTGCGAATTCCTCGGAAAGGAAACGCCGGCAGTTATGGTGGTGAATACGGGGATTTGTATGTGCATATCAGAGTCAGACAAACAAGTGATTACAAACGCGAGGGTGATGATATAATAGTAACTGTGCCAATAGATTACGTAACAGCAATTCTTGGAGGAACAGCGTTCGTTGAACTTCCGAATAAAGAGAAAATCGAGGTAGAAATACCTGCCGGCACACAGCCAAATGATAGAGTTGTTATCAAAGGCAAGGGAATTCCAAATACAAGGACAGGTAGACGCGGGAACTTGGTTGCAGAATTTAAAGTTTCGATACCAAAGAAGGTATCAGGTAAAGAAAGGGAACTTTTGAAAGAAATAGCAAAAGAAAGGGGTATTAAGGTTTGAGA harbors:
- a CDS encoding nucleotide exchange factor GrpE codes for the protein MEKERKLENLEEKERKIASDNTDNLTENKEEVSNLEKENKELKEKISELEAQLKEIQNAARVIKATFENYKLDADRQIRDASRATSLRIMRAMIPLLDDFKRAFKHFELSNNLEEFKTGVEKIYEKFVRTLENEGLKQIDATGKFDPFNHEAFEREEREDLEEYTITEVIEDGYTFNGQVIKPAKVKVAVKPRKKKEPAENTENTNSNKDNSEGKSSESSAENRGEA
- the dnaJ gene encoding molecular chaperone DnaJ, which produces MMPAKKDYYEILGIPKNASDDEIKAAYKKLVKEWHPDRHAGDKKKQAEQKFKEIQEAYEVLSDPQKRAMYDKFGYVGEGGYVYEPNGTNFGTGGFGFGFEDIFRDFDDIFNIFFGGQRTSTASQSSQRGTRRSSRRGEDINVELVITDADIFTGKDATIEYDRYDACENCHGEGVEPGSKWVTCSKCHGTGVVREEKRTPFGVFINQHTCDACGGTGSIPGETCHVCRGSGRIKKRTTAVVNIPSGVEDGSVLRIPRKGNAGSYGGEYGDLYVHIRVRQTSDYKREGDDIIVTVPIDYVTAILGGTAFVELPNKEKIEVEIPAGTQPNDRVVIKGKGIPNTRTGRRGNLVAEFKVSIPKKVSGKERELLKEIAKERGIKV